The proteins below come from a single Rhodohalobacter sp. SW132 genomic window:
- a CDS encoding adenylate/guanylate cyclase domain-containing protein, whose amino-acid sequence MTSYTCDATVLFCDIRNFTTLLENQKPIEAVRFANEVLAVLGNEIEINGGTVDRFTGDGFMAHFGINGKADNHAESACNAAIDLRKRLTEINSERYRNDQLVVNSGIGLHTGEVAVGNITTGKITQLTILGDTVNTASRIEGLTKFFSVDVLVSESTQMRISDLFKFQKMPLKKLKGKEKIVQTYWLLPTNSK is encoded by the coding sequence ATGACGAGTTATACATGTGATGCGACTGTTCTTTTTTGTGATATTCGCAACTTCACCACGCTCCTCGAAAATCAAAAACCGATAGAGGCAGTACGCTTTGCAAATGAAGTACTGGCTGTGCTTGGTAATGAAATTGAGATAAATGGCGGAACGGTTGATCGGTTTACCGGTGATGGGTTTATGGCTCATTTCGGAATTAACGGAAAAGCAGACAACCATGCTGAATCGGCATGTAACGCTGCGATAGATTTAAGAAAACGGCTCACTGAAATCAATTCAGAACGATATCGAAATGATCAGCTTGTGGTTAATTCAGGGATAGGTTTGCACACCGGAGAAGTTGCCGTAGGGAACATAACCACTGGTAAAATCACGCAGCTTACCATTCTTGGTGATACCGTAAACACAGCGTCCCGTATTGAAGGGTTAACAAAATTTTTCTCAGTTGATGTTCTTGTATCTGAATCGACACAGATGAGAATCAGCGATTTATTTAAATTCCAAAAAATGCCTTTGAAAAAGCTGAAAGGGAAAGAGAAAATTGTACAAACATATTGGCTATTACCAACAAATTCTAAATAA
- the metK gene encoding methionine adenosyltransferase: MKNLFTSESVSEGHPDKIADQISDAILDAMLTDDPKSRVAVETLVTTGLAVVSGEVTTDSYVDVQEIVRGVIRDIGYTKASYRFDADSCGVLTTIHQQSPEIAQGVDAKEDKGEGAGDQGMMFGYATSETDAYLPMSLQYSHELLKTLAHIRKETALMPYLGPDSKSQVTIEYDDENQPKRVDTIVLSTQHDEGVSQDEIKSDIKKHLVSAVIPKDLIDGNTILHVNPTGKFVIGGPHGDTGLTGRKIIVDTYGGRGAHGGGAFSGKDATKVDRSAAYATRHIAKNIVAAELAEECLVQIAYAIGVPDPVSININTYGTGKVSDIELARVVNKLFDMTPAGIIKRLDLRKPIYQKTAAYGHFGRDEFTWEQLDFVDALSDAVK; encoded by the coding sequence ATGAAAAATTTATTTACCTCTGAGTCCGTTTCTGAAGGGCATCCCGATAAAATTGCCGACCAAATTTCTGATGCCATTCTCGATGCTATGCTAACCGATGACCCAAAATCGCGGGTTGCGGTTGAAACGCTGGTCACAACCGGCCTGGCCGTCGTATCAGGTGAAGTTACAACCGATTCATACGTGGATGTTCAGGAGATCGTGCGCGGAGTCATTCGCGATATTGGCTATACGAAAGCGAGTTATCGTTTTGATGCCGATTCATGCGGCGTGCTCACCACTATCCACCAGCAGAGTCCCGAAATTGCACAGGGCGTGGATGCAAAAGAAGATAAAGGAGAAGGCGCCGGCGACCAGGGAATGATGTTCGGATACGCCACCTCTGAAACGGATGCCTATCTGCCGATGTCTCTGCAGTATTCTCATGAGCTGCTGAAAACTCTTGCACATATTCGCAAAGAAACTGCATTGATGCCTTATCTCGGGCCTGACAGTAAAAGCCAGGTTACCATTGAGTATGACGATGAGAACCAGCCTAAACGGGTGGATACGATTGTACTTTCAACGCAGCATGATGAGGGTGTTTCGCAGGACGAGATTAAATCAGATATCAAAAAGCATCTTGTATCAGCTGTGATACCCAAGGATCTGATTGATGGAAATACCATTTTGCACGTCAATCCAACCGGGAAATTCGTGATTGGCGGCCCGCACGGCGACACCGGACTTACGGGGCGTAAAATCATTGTTGATACGTATGGAGGCCGGGGAGCTCACGGCGGCGGCGCATTCAGCGGAAAAGATGCTACAAAAGTAGATCGCAGCGCGGCATATGCAACCCGCCACATCGCAAAAAATATTGTGGCGGCTGAACTGGCCGAAGAGTGCCTTGTGCAGATCGCTTATGCGATCGGGGTGCCGGACCCGGTATCCATCAACATAAATACATACGGAACCGGCAAAGTGAGCGACATTGAACTGGCCCGGGTGGTAAATAAATTATTTGATATGACTCCAGCCGGCATTATTAAACGGCTTGATCTGAGAAAGCCGATCTACCAGAAAACGGCAGCATATGGTCATTTCGGCCGTGATGAATTTACCTGGGAGCAGCTCGATTTTGTTGATGCGCTTTCAGATGCAGTAAAATAA
- the ppk1 gene encoding polyphosphate kinase 1, which translates to MDKSSSKKNINLDRTEVIGAYISGPDYFLNYELSWLQFNWRVLAQAEDPSIPLLERIKFIGIVCSNLDEFFQKRVGGLKRQLHAGVTRLSVDGRTPEKQLREVRKEVLKMIHAYRTCYFETLLPQLEKEGVQIVRYSKLSKELKRKAEEFFESQLYPIITPLAVDEAHPFPFISNKSRSLAIKLQNPQTGDHHFARIKIPSNRPRWITLKKGKGIRILVSISDIITEKIDRFFSGMKVESVHLFRVTRNADVERQDEEADDLLEMIEDELRERRFAEIVRLEIDSRTPADVKEYLMKNLKIKKKDIFEMDGPIGLADCTQLYDFDGLDHLKYEKWVPALHSVFRHNTDEELPDIFDTIRKGDFIVHHPYHSFELTTQRFIEEAAKDPGVLAIKQTLYRTSSDSPLMHSLIKAADDGKQVAVLVELKARFDEQRNITWAQKLEKAGVHVSYGISGLKIHSKMTMVVREERGELVRYVHIGTGNYHPHTAQLYEDLGYFTCDTEIAGDVTDVFNLLTGYAPDQTYKKLLVAPRHMRGSIIKMIDGEIEAAENGNGGKIIAKMNSLEDPLTIEKLYQASQAGVEIDLIVRGVCRLIPGKKGLSETIRVHSIIGRFLEHSRCFYFKNAKKHRYWIGSADWMHRNLDARVEVLTPIQDKGLNLYLKFLLQLYLRDNQLRWMMQSDGSYKRIQINKDEKAISVHEQLMDHIKNNNNPIPKSMD; encoded by the coding sequence GTGGATAAGAGCAGCAGTAAAAAAAATATAAACCTGGACCGAACTGAAGTCATCGGGGCATATATTTCTGGCCCTGACTATTTTTTGAACTACGAACTCAGCTGGCTTCAGTTCAACTGGCGGGTGTTAGCCCAGGCGGAGGATCCCTCCATTCCGCTGCTCGAAAGAATAAAATTTATCGGCATTGTATGCTCCAATCTCGATGAGTTTTTCCAAAAACGGGTTGGAGGCTTAAAACGTCAGCTGCATGCGGGAGTTACCCGGCTTTCAGTTGACGGCCGGACGCCCGAAAAGCAGCTTCGTGAAGTTCGCAAAGAAGTTCTGAAGATGATCCACGCCTATCGAACCTGTTATTTCGAAACACTGCTCCCGCAGCTCGAAAAAGAGGGTGTTCAGATCGTGAGATACAGCAAGCTGAGTAAAGAATTAAAACGTAAAGCGGAAGAGTTTTTTGAGTCTCAGCTCTACCCCATTATCACCCCGCTCGCCGTGGATGAAGCACATCCTTTTCCCTTTATTTCTAATAAAAGCCGGTCTTTGGCTATTAAACTGCAGAATCCACAAACAGGTGATCATCATTTTGCAAGGATTAAAATTCCGTCCAATCGTCCGCGATGGATCACTCTAAAAAAAGGAAAAGGCATCCGGATTCTTGTCTCTATCAGCGATATCATCACAGAAAAAATCGATCGTTTCTTTTCGGGGATGAAGGTCGAATCGGTGCATCTTTTTCGCGTCACACGAAATGCGGATGTAGAACGGCAGGATGAAGAGGCAGATGATCTGCTGGAGATGATTGAGGATGAACTTCGGGAGCGGCGGTTTGCGGAAATTGTTCGCCTTGAAATTGACAGCCGAACACCTGCAGATGTGAAAGAATATCTAATGAAGAACCTGAAAATCAAAAAGAAAGACATTTTTGAGATGGATGGCCCAATCGGCCTGGCCGACTGCACCCAGCTCTACGATTTTGACGGGCTGGATCACCTGAAATACGAAAAGTGGGTTCCGGCACTGCATTCCGTTTTTCGCCATAATACTGATGAGGAGCTTCCCGACATTTTTGATACGATCCGAAAGGGTGATTTTATAGTTCATCATCCCTATCACAGTTTTGAGCTAACAACTCAGCGGTTTATCGAGGAAGCAGCAAAAGACCCCGGTGTGCTCGCGATCAAGCAAACCTTATACCGCACCTCAAGTGATTCGCCATTGATGCATTCGCTTATAAAGGCTGCGGATGATGGTAAACAGGTTGCGGTGCTCGTTGAGCTGAAAGCTCGGTTTGATGAACAGAGGAACATCACCTGGGCACAGAAACTTGAAAAAGCAGGCGTTCATGTATCCTATGGAATATCAGGGCTGAAAATTCATTCAAAAATGACAATGGTCGTCCGCGAAGAGCGTGGAGAACTGGTTCGATACGTGCATATCGGCACAGGGAATTATCATCCACATACTGCGCAGCTTTATGAAGACCTGGGTTATTTCACCTGTGATACTGAAATAGCAGGGGATGTCACCGATGTTTTTAATCTGCTCACCGGGTACGCGCCGGATCAAACCTATAAAAAACTGCTGGTGGCCCCGCGTCATATGCGCGGTTCAATTATTAAAATGATTGATGGAGAAATTGAAGCAGCTGAAAATGGAAATGGCGGAAAAATAATTGCGAAGATGAATAGTCTTGAAGATCCTCTGACAATCGAGAAATTGTACCAAGCGTCTCAGGCTGGAGTTGAAATAGACCTGATTGTCCGGGGAGTGTGCCGTCTGATCCCCGGGAAAAAGGGGCTGAGTGAAACGATACGCGTCCATTCCATTATCGGACGGTTCCTGGAACATTCAAGGTGTTTTTACTTCAAAAACGCTAAAAAGCATCGATACTGGATTGGGTCTGCAGATTGGATGCACCGAAATCTTGATGCACGGGTAGAGGTGTTAACCCCCATTCAGGACAAGGGGTTGAACTTGTACTTGAAATTTCTCTTGCAGCTCTATTTACGGGACAATCAACTCAGATGGATGATGCAGTCTGACGGATCTTACAAGCGGATTCAAATAAATAAAGATGAAAAAGCCATTTCCGTCCATGAACAATTAATGGATCACATTAAAAACAACAACAATCCAATACCAAAGTCGATGGACTAA
- a CDS encoding glycosyltransferase family 4 protein codes for MKQILYLSQYYPPEIGAGAVRSEAITRFLSGDDWNVDVVCEIPNYPTGNIPNNFKDKWAYTEKISDTLTINRVWVKANQRRNFWQQITFFLSFMISSLLFCLMHPKKYDVVYVTSPPIFAGITGCILSRLFGSKFVFEIRDIWPDSVVNEEALENNTLFVKIGNYLERWLYRKADLLIPVTPASEKIIEKRASGTSTVVIPNGVDLNLFHKKTDVQSGVDEPINPNKFRVGYVGSLGFIHDLNTLIRAAKMCETNPDIEFIIVGDSGRNNRLQYLLDEYQPANVQWVGLKEHRQIPYYISSFDIAVNPVNNRFALESIVTVKFYEYLACEVPVITSAKGALRVIGEESGAAVTVAPGDADLLAEAILKLKADDQKRRALTTNSFQFVKERFDRHKHAADLSALLKNLV; via the coding sequence TTGAAACAAATACTATATCTGTCACAATATTATCCGCCGGAAATCGGAGCCGGCGCCGTTCGAAGCGAAGCGATTACCCGCTTTCTTTCCGGCGACGATTGGAATGTAGATGTGGTATGTGAAATCCCGAACTATCCCACCGGCAATATTCCGAATAATTTTAAAGATAAATGGGCTTACACGGAGAAGATCAGCGATACGCTTACCATAAACAGGGTATGGGTTAAGGCAAACCAGAGGCGGAATTTCTGGCAGCAGATTACGTTTTTTCTCTCTTTTATGATCAGCAGTCTGCTGTTTTGTTTGATGCATCCCAAAAAATACGATGTGGTGTACGTAACCTCTCCTCCTATTTTTGCCGGAATCACCGGATGTATTCTCTCCCGGCTGTTTGGCTCAAAGTTTGTGTTTGAAATACGGGATATCTGGCCCGATTCAGTTGTAAATGAAGAGGCGCTTGAGAACAACACACTCTTTGTAAAAATCGGCAACTACCTGGAGCGATGGCTTTATCGAAAAGCCGACCTATTGATCCCTGTCACGCCCGCATCCGAAAAAATAATTGAAAAAAGAGCGTCGGGAACCTCTACCGTCGTTATCCCAAACGGCGTGGATCTGAACCTGTTTCACAAAAAAACCGATGTTCAGAGTGGGGTTGATGAACCGATCAACCCGAATAAATTCAGAGTGGGTTATGTGGGCTCACTCGGGTTCATCCACGATCTGAATACGCTGATCCGTGCGGCAAAAATGTGTGAGACCAACCCCGATATTGAGTTTATCATTGTGGGCGACAGCGGGCGAAACAATCGGCTGCAGTATCTGCTTGATGAATATCAGCCGGCAAACGTGCAGTGGGTTGGGCTAAAGGAGCATCGGCAAATTCCGTACTATATCTCTTCGTTTGATATCGCCGTGAACCCCGTGAATAACCGGTTTGCGCTGGAGTCTATTGTGACCGTTAAGTTTTATGAATACCTGGCTTGCGAAGTGCCGGTCATCACATCCGCAAAAGGAGCCCTGAGGGTGATTGGAGAAGAGAGCGGAGCTGCAGTAACCGTTGCTCCGGGAGATGCGGATCTCTTGGCTGAAGCAATTTTAAAACTCAAAGCCGATGATCAAAAACGCCGGGCCCTTACGACGAACTCCTTCCAATTTGTGAAAGAGAGATTTGATCGCCACAAACATGCCGCGGATCTTTCAGCCCTTCTGAAAAACCTGGTTTAA
- a CDS encoding amidohydrolase family protein, whose protein sequence is MRYISTFTVLLAMLVTATAAIAQEQPKAFQGAEIITVAGDPIPNGTLIIQDGEITSVGPSASITIPSGAEIIDVTGRVIMPGLVDSHSHIGEGDGGDRSAALHPDVRIMDTINPTSDSFKRALSGGVTTANIMPGSGHLMSGQTVYVKLKEANKIEDMLVYSDEENGIYGGLKMANGTNSIRTSGPFPGTRARSSAMVRNLYIQAQEYRDKVEAANGDPDALPPRNLQMETLIEVLEGKRIVHNHTHRHDDILTAIRLADEFGYRMVLHHVSEGGQVAEEIAASGYPASIIVLDSPGGKHEAINLDYEIGPKLEAAGADVAYHTDDPITDSRLFLRSGAFGMRAGMSREKALEALTIANARMMDLDHRIGSLEEGKDADFIILNGDPFSVYTQVQQTWIDGKLEWDRENPDDRKFGTGGDGVFSGSSGHHHSHEGGK, encoded by the coding sequence ATGCGATACATATCCACTTTTACAGTATTGCTGGCCATGCTGGTTACAGCGACAGCAGCCATTGCACAAGAGCAGCCGAAAGCGTTTCAGGGCGCTGAAATAATCACGGTAGCAGGCGATCCTATTCCGAACGGCACACTGATTATCCAGGATGGTGAGATTACCTCCGTAGGTCCATCAGCAAGCATCACGATTCCTTCCGGCGCCGAAATTATTGACGTTACGGGCCGGGTGATTATGCCAGGCCTTGTAGACAGCCACTCACATATTGGGGAAGGAGATGGGGGTGATCGATCCGCTGCGCTTCATCCCGATGTTCGGATTATGGACACCATTAACCCAACCAGCGATTCGTTTAAACGAGCACTGTCGGGCGGGGTAACAACCGCGAATATTATGCCGGGGTCCGGGCACCTGATGAGCGGCCAGACGGTGTATGTGAAGCTGAAAGAGGCGAACAAAATTGAGGATATGCTCGTCTATTCGGATGAGGAAAATGGCATCTACGGCGGGTTAAAAATGGCGAACGGTACCAACTCCATACGCACATCCGGTCCGTTTCCCGGAACCCGGGCCCGCTCTTCAGCCATGGTGAGAAATCTCTACATCCAGGCGCAGGAGTATCGCGACAAAGTAGAGGCGGCGAATGGTGATCCCGACGCATTGCCGCCGCGAAATTTACAGATGGAAACGCTGATCGAAGTTTTGGAAGGAAAGCGGATTGTGCATAACCACACGCATCGCCACGATGATATCTTAACGGCCATTCGGCTGGCGGATGAATTTGGGTACCGGATGGTGCTGCATCACGTAAGTGAAGGGGGACAGGTTGCCGAAGAAATTGCCGCTTCAGGATATCCCGCATCCATCATTGTGCTCGATTCTCCCGGCGGAAAACATGAGGCTATTAACCTGGATTATGAAATCGGGCCGAAATTGGAGGCGGCAGGTGCAGATGTGGCGTACCATACCGATGACCCAATAACCGACTCGAGGCTTTTTCTGCGAAGCGGGGCATTTGGAATGCGTGCCGGGATGAGCCGCGAGAAGGCACTTGAGGCGCTGACTATCGCAAATGCCCGGATGATGGACCTGGACCACAGAATCGGGTCGCTTGAAGAGGGAAAAGATGCTGATTTCATCATACTGAATGGAGACCCGTTCAGCGTTTACACGCAGGTTCAGCAGACCTGGATTGATGGAAAACTGGAATGGGACCGCGAAAACCCGGATGACAGAAAGTTTGGTACCGGAGGTGACGGAGTGTTTTCCGGATCATCCGGCCACCACCATTCACATGAGGGAGGGAAATAA
- the ruvB gene encoding Holliday junction branch migration DNA helicase RuvB, translating to MQNPLLDPENKDQLSEESLRPSTLQEFVGQQKVINNLSVFIQAAKKRGEALDHVILSGPPGLGKTTLAYIISKEMGGQIKPTTGPVLEKPGDLAGMLTNLEEGDVLFIDEIHRLNPVIEEYLYSAMEDYKLDIVIDSGPNARSVQIDLNRFTLVGATTRKGLLTAPLRARFGIDMRLDYYDVELLQRIALRTAHILNFGITEKGAHEIARRSRGTPRIVNKLLRRTRDFAQVDGLDSIDDAIADKALNALDVDHNGLDDMDIRILKAIIENYSGGPVGLGTLGVAVGEDKGTIEEVYEPFLIKEGFMQRTPKGRIAAPKAYRYLGVNPTGSETDLFNADD from the coding sequence GTGCAAAATCCGCTTTTAGACCCGGAAAACAAAGATCAGCTTTCAGAAGAGTCGCTGCGCCCGTCCACGCTGCAGGAGTTTGTCGGGCAGCAAAAAGTGATCAACAATTTGAGTGTATTTATCCAGGCAGCAAAAAAACGGGGTGAAGCGCTGGATCACGTAATCCTCTCCGGGCCGCCAGGCCTTGGCAAAACTACCCTTGCCTATATTATCTCGAAAGAAATGGGAGGCCAGATTAAGCCCACAACCGGGCCGGTACTGGAAAAACCGGGGGATCTCGCAGGAATGCTTACCAACCTGGAAGAGGGTGATGTTCTTTTTATTGATGAAATTCACAGGCTGAACCCGGTGATCGAAGAGTACCTGTACTCTGCTATGGAGGATTATAAGCTCGATATCGTAATCGATTCCGGCCCGAATGCACGTAGTGTGCAGATCGACCTGAACCGGTTTACGCTGGTAGGCGCAACAACCCGAAAAGGGCTGCTGACAGCACCACTGAGAGCCCGTTTCGGAATTGACATGCGGCTTGATTACTACGATGTGGAACTACTGCAGCGGATCGCCCTGAGGACCGCTCACATTCTTAATTTTGGGATCACTGAAAAAGGAGCCCATGAAATCGCGCGCAGAAGCCGCGGTACACCAAGAATTGTGAATAAGCTGCTCCGGCGTACCCGCGATTTTGCCCAGGTAGACGGCCTTGATTCAATTGACGACGCCATCGCAGACAAAGCACTGAACGCCCTGGATGTTGATCACAACGGCCTGGATGATATGGATATACGAATTCTGAAAGCGATCATCGAAAATTACAGCGGCGGCCCGGTTGGGCTGGGAACGCTCGGCGTTGCCGTGGGTGAAGATAAAGGGACAATCGAAGAAGTGTACGAGCCATTCCTGATCAAAGAAGGGTTTATGCAGAGAACACCAAAAGGCAGAATTGCCGCCCCAAAAGCCTATCGTTATCTCGGGGTGAACCCGACCGGTAGTGAAACCGATCTGTTTAACGCCGATGACTAA
- a CDS encoding amidohydrolase family protein, with protein sequence MKTAISGFKLPFATLSILLICTAVYQANAQQIAVKGEMVYTATGEPIANGVVLISDGIIEEVGPESGVQIPSGYEILEAPVVTPGFIDAHSVVGLAGIYNVDDDQDQLELSGAIQPELRAIDGYNARDELVGVLRDRGITTVHTGHGPGAVISGQTMIVKTIGTTVDQALVDSTTALAMTIGAVVRNNFDNPGTRSKAIAMLRQELIRAQEYNDRSENGSRDLKMEALTQLLNGEIYALITAHTSRDILTALRLQREFGFKLLLDGAAEAYMVMDEIKEADVPVIIHPTMMRLGGDGENASFETAGKLADAGITVLFQSGYEAYVPKTRVVHFEAAIAVANGMAHDQAIRALTIDAARVLGLEDSIGSIEEGKQADLVLFTGDPFEYTTTVTRVLINGEVVSEGE encoded by the coding sequence ATGAAAACAGCAATTTCCGGATTCAAGCTGCCATTTGCCACGCTCTCAATACTCCTGATTTGTACCGCTGTATATCAGGCAAACGCACAGCAGATCGCAGTGAAAGGCGAAATGGTGTACACTGCAACAGGTGAACCGATTGCCAACGGCGTAGTATTGATCTCAGACGGTATCATTGAGGAGGTCGGCCCGGAATCCGGTGTGCAAATACCATCCGGTTACGAGATCCTTGAGGCCCCGGTGGTCACTCCGGGTTTTATTGACGCCCATTCTGTGGTTGGCCTGGCAGGAATTTACAATGTGGATGATGATCAGGATCAGCTTGAACTCTCCGGTGCCATTCAGCCTGAGCTGAGGGCCATTGACGGGTATAACGCCCGCGATGAACTGGTCGGAGTACTGCGCGACCGTGGAATTACAACCGTGCACACCGGTCACGGTCCCGGCGCAGTGATCAGCGGCCAGACCATGATCGTTAAAACAATTGGCACAACGGTTGACCAGGCGTTGGTCGATTCCACGACGGCCCTTGCAATGACGATCGGAGCTGTGGTTAGAAATAATTTCGACAATCCGGGTACGCGGTCGAAAGCCATTGCCATGCTGCGGCAGGAGCTGATCCGGGCGCAGGAGTACAACGACCGGAGCGAGAATGGCAGCCGTGATCTTAAAATGGAGGCGCTCACGCAGCTTCTGAATGGAGAAATTTACGCCCTGATTACCGCTCACACCTCCAGGGACATCCTCACGGCCCTGAGACTGCAGCGGGAATTTGGGTTCAAACTCCTGCTTGATGGCGCTGCAGAAGCGTATATGGTGATGGATGAAATCAAAGAGGCGGATGTACCGGTTATTATTCATCCTACCATGATGCGGCTGGGTGGCGACGGGGAAAATGCCTCATTCGAAACCGCAGGAAAACTGGCTGATGCGGGCATTACAGTTCTATTTCAGAGCGGATACGAGGCTTATGTGCCAAAAACACGAGTTGTCCATTTTGAGGCCGCTATCGCCGTTGCGAACGGAATGGCTCACGATCAGGCGATCCGCGCACTAACAATTGATGCTGCAAGAGTATTAGGCCTTGAAGATTCCATTGGATCCATTGAAGAGGGTAAACAGGCTGATTTGGTTCTCTTTACCGGCGATCCGTTTGAATACACAACGACCGTTACCCGGGTATTAATCAATGGCGAAGTCGTCAGTGAAGGTGAATAA
- a CDS encoding SLBB domain-containing protein encodes MHFYRILLALSSLILLSFLLSKNGNAQNGQSDRFQPGTFQSIIGSDQIYFVDQVGLQLLDRQIPASDYLEDENFRLGPQDVLSVDISGTVPISARGLAVNSQGQVYIPMVGNVDINNLSISEARDRIESALAEELNEFEVKLTVDRPRRVMVNVHGDIPYPGRYIVPAGTRLDAVVHAALNTGSVDPNQVNPGEVEQALLSSRNYSLRNVSVTRDGGAIRADGDLIRYFRDGDTDSNPYLFSGDQVRIPRVSETSPTISISGAVYSAHQLEYQQADNIERLISMAGGYLEEADQSRVVIHRTEDQQTSRLDLELTDENRQDFELYPNDRVVIPYLEEDARSYSAWVYGEAILPGNFPIQDRQTTLRELLETAGGMTRSALGESAYIVRSPVQTRNVRPSIDFNVAELQRTSDQLAQGFEYLQQEDQLNTENRVHVDLTDPDELEQTVINDGDRLFIPKDFNSVVLYGQVNNPGTYSFNESMGVQDYLQQAGGMTIAADTERVFIIKSGSRAWKNPDETRLQSGDIIYVDRVPYDELQASRSYDIQLRNLRRSNLQLVLTTVSTITAVVTTYVAIRR; translated from the coding sequence ATGCATTTTTATCGCATTCTATTAGCACTTAGCAGCTTGATTCTGCTCTCTTTTCTGTTGAGTAAGAACGGAAATGCCCAGAACGGCCAATCAGATAGATTTCAGCCCGGCACCTTTCAGAGTATTATCGGATCAGATCAGATTTACTTTGTGGACCAGGTCGGTCTTCAGCTGCTTGACCGCCAGATACCCGCCTCTGATTATCTGGAAGATGAAAATTTCCGTCTGGGTCCCCAGGATGTTCTCTCTGTAGATATATCCGGAACGGTCCCAATTAGTGCACGTGGCCTCGCCGTTAATTCACAAGGCCAGGTGTATATTCCCATGGTTGGTAATGTGGATATCAATAACCTTTCAATCAGCGAGGCGCGCGACAGGATTGAATCTGCCCTGGCTGAAGAACTGAATGAATTTGAAGTAAAACTGACCGTTGATCGCCCGCGCCGCGTAATGGTAAACGTTCATGGCGATATCCCTTATCCCGGACGCTATATCGTGCCGGCAGGTACCCGGCTCGATGCTGTGGTACACGCCGCACTGAATACCGGCTCGGTAGATCCGAACCAGGTGAACCCCGGCGAAGTTGAGCAAGCCCTTCTCTCCTCTCGAAATTATTCACTCCGCAACGTTTCTGTAACGCGTGATGGGGGCGCAATCCGTGCTGACGGAGACCTGATCCGCTATTTCCGTGACGGAGATACCGACTCTAACCCTTATCTTTTTAGCGGAGACCAGGTTCGCATACCCAGAGTATCGGAAACCTCTCCAACCATTTCTATTTCAGGCGCGGTTTATTCTGCGCATCAACTTGAATATCAGCAAGCGGATAATATTGAACGCCTCATCAGCATGGCGGGCGGTTACCTGGAAGAGGCGGATCAAAGCCGGGTGGTTATTCACCGGACAGAAGATCAGCAAACCAGCAGGCTTGATCTTGAACTGACGGATGAAAACCGCCAGGATTTTGAACTTTATCCGAATGACAGAGTCGTTATTCCATATCTCGAAGAAGATGCCCGGAGTTATTCTGCATGGGTGTACGGTGAGGCAATTCTTCCCGGAAACTTTCCAATTCAGGACAGGCAAACCACACTCAGGGAGCTTCTTGAAACGGCCGGGGGCATGACCCGCAGCGCACTGGGTGAGAGCGCCTACATTGTGCGATCTCCGGTTCAGACACGCAACGTACGACCTTCGATCGACTTTAATGTCGCGGAGCTCCAGCGAACTTCCGATCAGCTTGCCCAGGGTTTTGAGTACCTTCAGCAGGAGGATCAGCTGAATACGGAGAACCGCGTTCACGTAGATTTAACCGATCCCGATGAGCTTGAACAGACTGTTATCAATGATGGTGACCGGCTTTTTATTCCAAAAGATTTTAATTCAGTAGTACTCTATGGGCAAGTAAACAATCCCGGAACCTACTCTTTTAATGAGTCGATGGGTGTGCAGGATTATCTGCAACAAGCAGGCGGAATGACGATTGCCGCCGACACCGAGCGGGTTTTCATCATAAAATCGGGCAGCCGGGCATGGAAAAACCCGGATGAAACAAGATTACAGTCAGGAGATATCATCTATGTGGACAGAGTACCTTATGATGAACTCCAGGCATCCAGAAGTTACGATATACAGCTGAGAAACCTGAGGAGAAGCAATCTGCAGCTGGTGCTCACCACGGTATCAACAATTACCGCTGTAGTGACCACCTATGTAGCCATCAGACGTTAG